A window from Longibacter salinarum encodes these proteins:
- a CDS encoding potassium channel family protein — protein sequence MSISVLAILLVIAASLMFYAEHEAQPDVFSSIPATMWWAVATLTTVGYGDVYPVTVVGKILASIVAILGIGLFALPAGILASGLQEEWSDMTRSEQRTTSTALSSSQHGENRSSSRNDVCPHCGLPLDQSVAEG from the coding sequence TTGAGCATTTCGGTTTTGGCGATTTTGCTCGTGATTGCCGCATCGCTCATGTTCTACGCGGAGCACGAGGCCCAACCGGACGTCTTCTCTTCCATCCCGGCAACCATGTGGTGGGCGGTGGCGACCCTTACAACCGTCGGATATGGGGATGTCTATCCCGTGACGGTCGTCGGAAAAATTTTAGCCTCGATTGTAGCGATTCTCGGTATCGGGCTGTTCGCTCTCCCTGCCGGAATCCTTGCCTCTGGACTACAGGAGGAGTGGTCTGACATGACCCGTAGTGAGCAACGCACAACGTCGACCGCGCTATCTAGCTCGCAGCATGGAGAGAACCGATCGTCCTCTCGAAATGATGTGTGTCCGCACTGCGGTCTACCCCTCGATCAATCGGTGGCCGAAGGATAG